The Gossypium hirsutum isolate 1008001.06 chromosome D02, Gossypium_hirsutum_v2.1, whole genome shotgun sequence region CCGATTTCCAATCCCTTCCTTGTGCTCAGTTTAGGTCTGGATTGAGTTTtggtccctgttttaccctcctgaTTCACGTTTCTGTCTTACCCAAAATCCACCGTATTCTGTTTCTTCCTTCTACCTTTCTTCTCCACTCTCCTCACCTTTCTGTCTTACCTTTCTATCTCCACCGATTCACGCTTTTACCTTTCTGTTTCACCTCTCTTTGGCGTTACAACTGGACTTTGAACACCAATCAGAAAGCAGCCTCCTTCTCACGTTTTCTGTTCCTCTCTATCGGTGAAACTATGTTCTGTCCATTGGAACCGGTAAGGAAGATACaaccttattttttatttaaaaatatgttttcccAATGATTATTGGattaaatttcatccttttaatAGTTTTGTTTCTTGGTTTGGAAATCTAGAAATTGGATTAAAGGAAACAATAGAACACGGGTCTTTCACTGATAATAGTCCTACCACTTTTGACAAGGCTGTTGAAGATTTTAAAGCAAGCAATGTTGTGAAGGCTATGAAAATTGATTCACAAGACATTAGTGGTGATGATTCAGAAGAGAGTGAATGAAAATGATTTCCTACCATCTATCTTTCACATCTTAAGACTATCATGTGGTCATTAGCTCAATCTGAATTACTTCTTTTTGTTATCATATCAAAAGCTTTTCGTTTGATATCTCACTTATCATCAACTATTTTCATTGGATTTGCAAACTGGAGAGCTTTTACTAACAGGGGTATGAATGGATATGCTGGAGCTAATACTCGAAGAAGGATTTCTTCAGATAAACAAGGACCTACTGTGGTTCATCAAAAGCCAGGGCCTTTACAAACAATATTTAAGCTCCTTCCAGATGAGGCAAGTTTCTTAGATTGtatttgtaagttttatttataaataaatttggcatgatatgGTTGTACTAACAAATAGGAGTTCTAGGTAATCCCTTTTAATCACTTCAGGCCTTGGGTTATCTAACAGGCATTTTCTTTCAGGTTGTGGAGCATAGTTACTCATGTGCACTTGAGAGATCATTCTTGTACCATGGTCGTATGTATGTCTCCGCATGGCACATTTGTTTCCATTCTAATGTGTTCTCAAAACAAATGAAGGTTAGGTTGTAATTTTGGTTAATAATTTACCAAGGTTTAGCCTGTTGAATTTCAGTAACCCTGTCAAAATATATGCTGAATTAATGGCAATTTTACCTACAGTAGAATCCAGAGACATGTAAACTTTCACATTAAAATCTCCCCATCTTCCTTTTCTAAAGGCAAAAACAATTGAACTATATAAAGATAGTAAAAGAAATAGATTTGACACCTTCTATGGCATTATAAACCGAAAAGAGATGTTCAGTGTTTCAAATCTTAACAATCCTTTTTTTACATGACAGGTGGTGATACCATTTGGGGATATAGATGAGGTAAACTTTGTTCTTCTGATAAGTTAGTTAAAGTTAGTTCtgtgatattaaaaaaaattattttataaatgttaCATGAATTGACTTGACCATGGTggagattattatttttaatttgtttatgctTATAATTTTCATTTGGTTTATGCAGATTCGTAGAAGTCAGCATGCATTCATTAATCCTGCAATAACAATTATTCTTCGCATGGGGGCTGGTGGGCATGGTGTACCATGCAATAACAATTATTTTGGAACCGGAACCATGCATTAAGAGCATTACAGCGCGCATCAAAGAACTACCATACAATGTTGGAAGCTGAAAAGAAGGTTTTCTTGCCTTTGCTCTATGATTTGTGAATTAACTTTTGTTGAACTGTAgtcttgattattattattttgatatgatCAGAGGCATTAGTTTTCTTCACATCCATAGAAACAgcaaaatttggtagctgaaagCTTTTCTTACTGCCAAAGAAGGGGCATTTACTTTCCATTTAGTATTAATTTTGCTATAATCTTGTTGACATTGTCTGGGAGCTGGTAAAGATGACAGGATATTGGAAAATGTTAGTGCAGTAAATAGTTATTTCTTGGCCAAGTAGTAGGAAAATGTTGGATTATACATTGAGTTggattaaaaatgtaaagaagcAAGAACATATTGGGAATAAGTGGATGGAAAGATTGTGAAAGCTGAATTTTATAAGATTTCCTTTTCTAAATGATGAAGTATAGTTTTTCGGGGGCACTCTTTGAACCTGTGAGGTGCTCAATGATGTATTTCAACTACTCAGGAGTCTGGAATAGGAAGTGATATGGTTGGACCAATGAGAATGTGATGGGTGAATACATTTGTCTGTGAACTCAAATATAATGAAAGCTTATTTGTTGTTGCTATTGCTATTTGCTTTTGTGGTAACAAATTTATGTTTAAAGTAAAAGCTAGAGAAATGATGTATGGATATAAACTAAAACTATGTGAAGGTTTGAACTTCCAAGTAACTTAGAGATTGCTgaactttcaaaaaaatatatttttaactgATTATTTTTTGGTTGAATTAGTTTgttgtaatgattattggagcgCTACACGGAAAGATCCTTTTTGTAGGGCATACCTATATAGGTGTAGCAATTTCTTCAAGGTATTTCATTATTTAGCTTAGCAAATATAAAATGTTGTGTAGATAATTGTCAGTGATGCATATACTGGTAGGACAAAACTGAGACCATTTGATTTATAATAATgcctttgtttcaaatatttccTCCTTAGTGATTATAGTGAGGGGCATATTTGTTGTCAATGTCCAGCTTTGATGCAACATGCTAatgtagaaaataaataaaacaaagaggACATATGATAGGGCACTATGTGAAGATTGTTTTAAAAAGTATGATCTAGATGTaagatatgttttttttaatagctGCCATATCTTCCTTTACTAACTCAACTTTGTTGTTTAAATCAGTTTATTGCCCAATTGttcaattaagaaaaataatgtgCTATGTTAGTGCTGAGGCAATGGGATGTCGTCCATATACTTTGGGTGGAATTGCAATAATAATTTTATGGCTGCTATAGTAGTTTGTATTGATGATCTTTTGTAAACAAGAGTGTTTATAATTTTTTCCCCACAGAATGAATGATGTTATTTGTAAACAAAAGCAGTCCTCAAAAATCTTTTCCCAAATTTTTTGTgccattaatataaatatataccggTTAATGtggtatattaatatataaaaggaaatgagtatataaattcatataagaatattgtcAACAAAATAGATATACTTAATACACTAAACCAAAtccttattctttattttatttgttttaaacttaggttaccttaattaaactaattttatatgtaataattaaattatatgtaataattattattttaaattatacaaattcataaaatataatttattagttataattattttaaattttattaaatcatatattttaattaaaatatatttaatattaattatttcaaatttttttttatagtatcaaatattatgatttgagtaaattcatataagactattaattattaagaattttattaaattatatattttaattataatatatttaataattattattttaatttatattttacagtatcatatattatgatttgagtaaattcatataagaatattaattattaagaattttattaaattatatattttaattaaaatatatttaataataattatgtttaaatatgattaaattatttattattgatattaataatcttattaaaatttaaataaaataatttaccaaaacaaatttctgctaattattaagaattttattaaattatatattttaattaaaatatattaaataataattatgtttaaatatgattaaattatttatttttgataataaataatcttattaaaatttaaataacaataacaataatcatttaccaaaacaaatttatgctaagggtattctggtcattttagttttctccattatgctattacacctctattacattcaaccaaacacagttttactattacgcctctattccattacattcaaccaaacagttgatttgctattacacatctattccattacacctctaatccaatacacctctaatccaatacagcgaaccaaacgtgccctaagatataaactcatcagtattaaCAAAGATGGATTGTTTTAATCacataatctaaaattaattatttaaacaagtaatcttgcaaacaacaggttgcaagttgataacacatataTGATTATTTTATAGATGTATATACCAAAATCATGTAATATCAAAAcaatccacatggtggatgaatgaacccatattcatttcagaaatgtaaGATATTAAATCttaactttagctagtgagtttctaataatcaattttcattgaaaacaagtaataaatgagaattctttaaattaaagaatcttttggttctttaatgaatgttcatatgaattctcaattaatttttgcatcatatatgatctaggatggtctaactggtcacgccaagtagtaaatgtatctgtatcagtaaacttctggtttgcTTTAAtatgcatttcaattgtactaataatgtcaatataaattgtggCAAATTGACAATTTTACTGTCAttcattttactttgtatccacatataagtactattctcacatttactactggaaatgtctaaatcaatgtgaactctaatgccactaagtcaacaaaataaatataattttcaaacaattatatgcaatattcgctcaAGGGAATATGCTAAAATCTTCAAATGTCCAAATTGactttaatga contains the following coding sequences:
- the LOC107908497 gene encoding BAG-associated GRAM protein 1-like, with amino-acid sequence MWSLAQSELLLFVIISKAFRLISHLSSTIFIGFANWRAFTNRGMNGYAGANTRRRISSDKQGPTVVHQKPGPLQTIFKLLPDEVVEHSYSCALERSFLYHGRMYVSAWHICFHSNVFSKQMKVVIPFGDIDEIRRSQHAFINPAITIILRMGAGGHGVPCNNNYFGTGTMH